The nucleotide window ATCATCCGGAGTTAAAAATCCATATCCTTTAGTTGCATTAAACCATTTTATTGTTCCTGATATCATGTGACTCTCCTTGATATAAATAAAACACCGTTAAACCAGTGTTGTAGGTAATAACGATTAACGTTTTTAAAACCCTAACGTAAATATTTTAACAAAAAAAAATAATGATGACAATGGCAATATCCTTAAAATATGATTTTTTATCACGCTGAATAAAGTGATCACTCCCTTGTTCTCGATTTTCCAATTACTGGCCATAATATTTCTGATTATTAATATAGATATAGGTTAATGTTGTGTTGATTGAATAATGATTGTTTCGGATATGCATTTTTTAATAAAGTTAATTTGTATTTAATATGTTTTATATAGAAAATAGTAGCTATTAGATTTTTTTTTGTTTTGTTTATTGTGTGTGGAGTTTGTCTTTGAGGTTTTTTTTTGTCTTGTTATTTGTTGTTGTTATGCTCTTATTGTGAGATTGATCTATTGATCTGATGTATGATATGTCTGGTAAAATCATAAATATATATATAATAAAATGTAAATAAAATGATTGTTATTATATAATAAAGATGATATTATTGTCGTCGTAATATCGCTAGGAAAAGGAGTTGGGGGTATGAATGGGAAAACATTAATTATGAATACGAAAATATATGAAGAGGGGGTTATGGAACATATATTTTATAATGGTAAACAGAAGGTTAATTACTTGGTTATCGGACCTGACGGGGACGTTATTTCCCAGCATAACGAATCATTTGAATGCTCGAAAAAAGAACTTCAGAAGAAAGGAATTCTTAAGTTGGAAATTAATTATAAAAATGATAACCAGGATGGGATATCCCGAGGATATTATGAAAACGGTCAACTTCATTTTGAATCAAATTATAAGGACGATAAACAAAATGGACTCTCCAAAAGTTTTTATGAAAACGGGATGTTATGGGGTGAATGTATGTATAAGAATGATAAGCTTGAAGGGTTATCAGTTGAATATTATCAAGATGGCGGGGTTCAGTATGAGATGAATTATAAAAACAATAAACTCAATGGAATATCGAGGGAATATTATAAGGATGGGACACTTAAGTCGGCTGGAAGTTATAGCAACGGGAGACAGTATGGTATTTCCCGAACGTATTATCCAAGTGGCAAGCTTCAGTATGAATTGAGTTATAAAAATGATAAGTTGGATGGGATATCCCGGGAATATTACGAAAATGGCAGTCTAAAGCTGGAAATGAAATATCAGAATGATAAAATGAACGGGCTTTCTCGTGGGTACTCTGAAAATGGGATTATCCAATTCGAAATGGATTACCAGAATGATAAACAGCATGGTATTTCGAAAGGGTATTATGAAAGCGGGGCTTTATGGGGAGAAACAACCTATAAAAATGAAAAATTAGATGGTATTACCAGAGAGTATTACGAAAGTGGTGCCTTGAAATTGGAAATGTACTATAAAAACGATAAATTAGACGGGATCTCAAGAGAATATTATGAAACCGGCGCCTTAAAAATAGAGATGTATTATCGGAATAATAAAGATAACATAGTTGTGAAGTCCTATGATGAACGGGGAATGCTTAAACCCGATGATAATAACCAGAAAAATAGCTGTTTAATGGACACCGTGAATTATTTTCGTGATCTGCCATTATCATATACGTGTATCAAAGTTGTTCCCAACCAATTTGGAATGGTGGGCTAGATTTTCACGATGTCCGGATAACTCTTTTGTTAACATATTTAGTAGGGGCGTTTAATTAAACGTCCCTAATTTTTTCGTTAGATTTACTCACTTGCCTTTTTCCCTGTTGCTCCTATAATAGCCCGAAAGTCGCACAGGGGGGGATGAGCTATGTTAAATAGAATTGTCGCGTTGCTTGGTAGTGAATCGGAAGACCTGCTTAATCATCATTGCAGAACTGTTTCCAGTGATCAACTCCACGTACCCGGACCATTTTTTATAGATAAGGTTATGTCGGTTTCCGATCGTTCTCCGGCTGTACTCAGGAATATGCAGACGATATTCAATGCCGGTCGATTGGCAGGTACGGGTTATTTGTCTATTCTGCCTGTTGATCAAGGTATAGAGCATTCTGCGGGCTCAGCTTTTTCGCCTAATCCGGAATATTTTGATCCTGAAAATATTGTTAAATTGGCAGTTGAGTCAGGCTGCAATGCGGTTGCCTCGACGTTGGGGATCCTGGGTGCAGTCGCAAGAAAATACTCTCATAAGATACCTTTTATCGTTAAGCTTAACCATAATGAGCTTCTTTCGTATCCAAACAAGTATGATCAGATTCTATTTGGTAATGTAGATCAGGCTTTTGACATGGGAGCTGTTGCTGTCGGTGCTACTATTTATTTCGGGTCGAGTGAAAGTGATCGGCAGATTCAGGAAGTGTCAAAGATGTTCAGCTATGCCCATAGCCTCGGACTTGTGACTGTGCTTTGGGCTTATTTGCGTAATCCCGCGTTTAAGACAAGTACTCAGGACTATCATTTTGCAGCTGATTTAACTGGGCAGGCCAACTATTTGGGAGTGACGATCGAGGCAGATATTGTGAAGCAAAAGCTGCCCATTAACAATGGCGGGTTTAATGCTTTAAAGTTCGGAAAAACAAATGAGAAGGTATATACGGAACTTTCCAGTGAGCATCCTATTGATTTAGCCCGCTATCAGGTTGTCAATTGCTTCATGGGAAGAGTCGGGTTGATCAATTCAGGTGGAGAATCGGCCGGCAAAGAAGACCTGGCAGAAATTGTAAGGACTGCTGTTATTAATAAGCGGGCAGGAGGTATGGGTTTGATTATCGGCCGGAAATCATTCCAGCGCCCGATGAATGAAGGAATCGATCTGTTTCATACTGTTCAGGATGTTTATCTGGATAATGAAATCAGTGTCGCCTGATAGTAATATATTGCTGATAATATTGTAACAACAATAGAAAGATCAATTGTGATACGTTGTTATGCAAGGGGGGGGAGTTATGCTAAATGATTTTATAAAGAAAACTTTGCTTCTTGGAATTGGGTCGATATCTCTTACCAAAAAAAAAGTCGAGGATATTGTTGACGATCTTGTGAAGCAGGGGGAGGTAGAGGCCAAAGACCGGATGAAGGTAGTTGATACGATAATGCAGGAAGGTGAACAGATTAATAAAGATAATATGCGCCGAATAAAAGATATCATCAAGAATGATGTTCGTGATCTGGGGCTCGTCACGAGAGAAGAGTTTGATGAAGTAAAAAGAAGATTAGAGGTTCTGGAACTAGTTAATCTTGACCTTCAGGACCTGAGGGAGAGAATCGAATTATTAGAGGACTTAGCTAAAAGTGAAAGTAAATAATTATGTTCCCATTTTCTTCAAAGAAGCGTTACCAAAATGTAAAGCGGTATCGGGAAATATTATTTATTTTAATTAAATATGGCTTTGAAGATATTGTTGATAAACTGCCGGTAAGTCTGGTTATCAAGAAGTTTAGCGGACGGCGGTTACAGGTTATCATGGCATTGTCTCCGGCACAGCGTTTGCGTTTGGCGATAGAAGAACTTGGCCCGACATTTATTAAATTTGGGCAAGTTCTCAGTGTCCGGTCTGATATTCTTCCGGAAGATTATCTTAATGAACTGGAAAAATTACAGGACGAATTACCTCCGTTTAAGTCAGAAGACGCTAAGCTGATAGTAGAACGGGAGTTGCGTCATACAATAAAAAGTTTATTCAGGATATTTGATGAACAACCGATTGCTACAGGGTCTATTGCTCAAGTCCATAAAGCGCTTCTTAAGACCGGAGAGTATGTCGCAGTCAAAATCCAGCGCCCGTATATAAAAGAAATTATCGAAACTGATATTGGCATCTTGTTTGATTTGGCCAATTTGCTCAATCAATATATTCCTTCAAGCAGGATATATCGTCCGGTGGAAATTGTGCATCAGTTCGCTCAATCGATCCGCAGGGAGCTTGATTTTATTCTGGAAGCCCAGTCTGTTGAGAGATTTCGAAGAAATTTTGAAGGTGATAATCGTATTTTTGTTCCAAAAGTTTATATTAATTTCTGTTCGCCGAAAGTTCTTACCGTTGAGTATGTTGATGGCATTAAGATCTCTGATATCCGCAGCTTAAAGCAGGTGCATGCCGATATTAAGATGATAGCACATAGGGCGATCGAAATTTATTTTAAAGAAATTTTTGAGTTCAAATTCTTTCATGGAGATCCGCATCCTGGAAATATATTTATTATTAAGGACAATGTTGTGGCGGTGATTGATTATGGTATTACGGGAAGGCTGGATGACGAAACTGCATTGATGCTCAATAATTTGCTGACGGCATTTGTGAATAAAGATGCCCAGGGAATGGTAAATATTTTTTCGATGATGGACCTTCTTCCTGCAGATATTGATATGAATAATCTGAAGGCGGATATGGCTGAGGTTATTGACCGTTATTATTATCTGACGCTCGGACAATTGAAGCTGCAATCCGCATTTGCTGATATGATGGGCATTATACGCCGGTATCATATACTTTTTCCAACTAACTTGCTGCTTATGATAAAAGTACTTATTGTCCTCGAAAGCGTTGCGCGAAAATTGGACCCTGATGTCGATATTATAGGCTATATGAGACCATACGTGCAGACGATGATGTTTCGAAGTTTTAATGTTTTTGAACAGTTACCCAGGTTAGTTGCATATTTTCGCAGTTTCAGTCTCTATTTACGGCTATTACCTTCAGATCTTAGAAAAATAATTGCGCGCTTGAAAAAGGGAAAAGCTGTTGTTACCCTTGAGCATCAGGGACTTGATCATATGACTCATGTTGTTGATAGTGCCAGCAACCGCATTGCGTTCGCGGTGGTAGTCGCTTCTTTAATCATCGGTTCATCGCTGGTTATGCAGATTGATAAGGGACCAATGCTTTTTGGGTTTCCGATCATTAGTTTTGTCGGGTATCTCATGGCAGTTGTTTTTGGTATCTGGCTGCTTATACAGATGATATATTCCGGACGGTTCTGAAGGGTTCTCCGGGAAGGGACGTGCCGACGGTACGCCCGTACACCTGCCTGCCTCAAAAAACCATTATAGCTGTGTCAATTTATGCCGGTTATGCTATACTTTATAAGAAACCGCTGAAGGGAAGCTCCACCATTGCCGAGTCATTTTAGTTCTTATTTTAAAGTTGTCAGAAAAATATTCTTTTTGTTGTTGGGGTCATTTTTTGCCGCACTGGGTATTGATCTTTTTCTGGTCCCTCACAACATTATTGATGGCGGGGTTGTCGGTATATCGATCCTTTTGAGCTATGTCACCAAATTCCCGCTTGGACTTTTTATCTTTGCCCTTAATACTCCTTTTTTTATTTTCGGATATAAACAAATCGGTAAAAGTTTTGCAATTTCTACTTTGTTTTCGGTGCTCTCGTTATCACTTTGGGTTACGTTTCTTCATCCGTTCCCGGTTTTGACCGACGATATTTTTCTTGCCTCGGTTTTCGGCGGCATTATTGTCGGGATTGGGGTCGGACTGATTATCCGGTATGGAGGATCTCTTGACGGGACGGAAGTTGTGGCTATTGTCCTTGATAAAAAAACCGGGTTTTCTGTCGGCGAAATTGTTATGTTTTTTAACCTATTTATACTGAGTAGCGCAGGGCTCGTGTTCGGGTGGGATAGGGCCATGTACTCTATCGTGACATATTTCATCGCTTTTAAGATAATTGACCTTACTATCGAGGGCCTGGATGAATCAAAAGCTGTCATGATCGTCTCAGATAAACCTGAGGTCATTGCGAAAGCCCTTATGGCAAGGCTTGGCCGGGGGGTTACATTGATCCATGGAAAAGGCGGCTATTCCGGTCACTCGAAAAGTGTTCTCTATTCGGTAGTGACTCGTCTTGAGATATCAAAACTCAAATCAATTGTCAGCGAGATTGATGAAAGAGCTTTTGTCACCATCAGCGATGTGCATGAAGTAATGGGAGGCAGATTGATGAAGCGGGATATTCATTAATTACTCACTAAATCTGATATTGATTATTTAACGAAGCCTACTATAATACCCCAAAACCTAAAAGGTTTTAAAAGGGGGGATATATATGGCTCGAACAATGGGCACTATTAAAATTGGTCAGAAAGCTCCCGAATTCTGTTTAAGAGATCAGAATTCACTTGAACGCTGTCTTTCGGATTATCTAGGTAAATGGGTTGTTGTCTATTTTTATCCGGAAGATGATACTTCCGGATGTACGAAAGAAGCGCGGGCATTCACTGCTGCGCGTGACGAATTCGGACAGTTAAATACTGAAATACTAGGAATTAGTCCTGATCCTGTTGAAAGCCATTTACGGTTTGTTAATAAGTACGGCATTGAGATTACTCTCCTTAGTGATCCTGACCACGAGTTCATCCAAAAATATGGTGCATGGAAAGTAAAGCAAAGGAGCGGAAAGGAAGCTGACTGGGGATTGGAACGCAGTACCGTTTTGATTGATCCTGATGGTATTGTTCAATATATTTGGCCTCACGTTCGGGTGGACGGACATGTACAGGAAGTTAAAGATGCGCTCACTCGTCTTCAAGTTCAATATGCCAGCGGTGGTATCCCTCCGGTATCTGAACGGCAAGAAGTACCTGCCGCTGAGAAAATTAACAACGAAATCTATCAACATACGGTCATAGATATTCGCAACTACGCGGGCAAATCTAAAGCTGAACTTTCAACTAAAATAAGCGAGTTGGAAATGGAATGGGATACTGAACGGGTACTGACAACTAATTTATCTGCCGTTACTGTTGTAAGTACAATCTTAGGTTTTACAAAAAGCAAATATTGGTTTCTGTTGCCAGGGGTAGTCGGCTTGTTCTTTCTCCAGCAGGCATTACAAGGATGGTCCCTTCCTTTGAGCCTGATACGCCGTCTCGGAGTGCGTACCGAGAAAGAGATCAGTTCAGAGAAGACTGCGCTTAAGATATTAAGGGGAGATTTTTCATCTATTCCAGAGGAACCGGAAGAATTACTGTCTAGAGTTCTAGCTGCTTGAGAGAAGGAGCGTGAATATGAAAAATCGAGCTAACAGGCTCATAAATGAACATAGTCCTTATCTGCTCCAACATGCGTATAACCCTGTAGATTGGTATCCCTGGGGAGAGGAAGCGTTCGAAAAAGCGAAGGCTGAAGATAAACCTGTTTTACTTTCTATCGGCTATTCTGCCTGTCATTGGTGCCATGTAATGGAACGGGAGTCCTTTTCAGATCCGGATATTGCCGCGGCTATAAATCGCGTTTTTGTGCCGGTTAAGGTTGACCGGGAAGACCGTCCTGACCTGGACAAGCTATTTATGGCTGTTTGTGAAATGCTTTCTGAGACAGGTGGGTGGCCGTTACATATAATTATGACCTCGGATAAGAAACCATTTTTTGCAACTACTTATATCCCTAAGTTAAGTACTTCGAATCGTATAGGGTTGCTGGAGCTTACTTCCAGAATGAAAAAATTATGGACTTATTATAGGAATGATTTGTTAACGACTGCAAACAATGTATTGAAAGACCTTTCCCGGCTTTCGGACCTGGGAGACAAGGAAGTATTGCCTTCCACGGTTATGAACGATACCTTCCTGCAATTATCTCATCAATTTGATGAGGAATTCGGGGGATTCGGAGCGGCTCCAAAATTCCCGATGCCGCATACGATCCTCTTCCTTTTGAATCATTATACAATGACGGGAAATAATCGATCCTTGGAAATGGCTGAGAAGACCCTTCAATCGATTCATCAAGGAGGTATTTTCGATCATCTCGGGTTTGGGTTCCATCGATATTCGGCTGACCGGAAATGGCATGTGCCTCATTTCGAGAAAATGCTATATGACCAGGCAATGCTGACTATGGCCTATACGATTGCTTATCAAGTGACGAAGCATGACCTTTATAAGGAAATTGCCCAGAACACAATTGAATATGTTCTCCGTGATATGGTATCGCTGGAAGGCGGTTTCTATGCCTCTCAGGATGCTGACAGCGAAGGTGAGGACGGGAGATTCTATTTGTGG belongs to Candidatus Margulisiibacteriota bacterium and includes:
- a CDS encoding ubiquinone biosynthesis protein UbiB — protein: MFPFSSKKRYQNVKRYREILFILIKYGFEDIVDKLPVSLVIKKFSGRRLQVIMALSPAQRLRLAIEELGPTFIKFGQVLSVRSDILPEDYLNELEKLQDELPPFKSEDAKLIVERELRHTIKSLFRIFDEQPIATGSIAQVHKALLKTGEYVAVKIQRPYIKEIIETDIGILFDLANLLNQYIPSSRIYRPVEIVHQFAQSIRRELDFILEAQSVERFRRNFEGDNRIFVPKVYINFCSPKVLTVEYVDGIKISDIRSLKQVHADIKMIAHRAIEIYFKEIFEFKFFHGDPHPGNIFIIKDNVVAVIDYGITGRLDDETALMLNNLLTAFVNKDAQGMVNIFSMMDLLPADIDMNNLKADMAEVIDRYYYLTLGQLKLQSAFADMMGIIRRYHILFPTNLLLMIKVLIVLESVARKLDPDVDIIGYMRPYVQTMMFRSFNVFEQLPRLVAYFRSFSLYLRLLPSDLRKIIARLKKGKAVVTLEHQGLDHMTHVVDSASNRIAFAVVVASLIIGSSLVMQIDKGPMLFGFPIISFVGYLMAVVFGIWLLIQMIYSGRF
- a CDS encoding class I fructose-bisphosphate aldolase, with the protein product MLNRIVALLGSESEDLLNHHCRTVSSDQLHVPGPFFIDKVMSVSDRSPAVLRNMQTIFNAGRLAGTGYLSILPVDQGIEHSAGSAFSPNPEYFDPENIVKLAVESGCNAVASTLGILGAVARKYSHKIPFIVKLNHNELLSYPNKYDQILFGNVDQAFDMGAVAVGATIYFGSSESDRQIQEVSKMFSYAHSLGLVTVLWAYLRNPAFKTSTQDYHFAADLTGQANYLGVTIEADIVKQKLPINNGGFNALKFGKTNEKVYTELSSEHPIDLARYQVVNCFMGRVGLINSGGESAGKEDLAEIVRTAVINKRAGGMGLIIGRKSFQRPMNEGIDLFHTVQDVYLDNEISVA